ATTTTCTATTTGCTGAAGCATGTGAAGCGTGGAATCTGTAACATCATTATCCTTGGCTATATAAACAAAGGTACATGGAGGTGTAACCTTGCCCTTACTTCTGGTAAATTCCTAGAATAGGTCTGCAATATACCCATTCATCCTGGGTGGCGGCATCCTCTCATACCTTGGCAAAAACTTTGCTGATGCTGGGTATTGTCAAATTAAGTCATGAATCCATCTCCTTGTGTGGGAAAAAGTACAAACCCCAGGTTGAAGTATTACCCAGAATTTGGTAACGGTTAAATTTCATACAGCCATCTTTtataatgcaaaaaatatatggaaacaacagagcaaataaatctaagaaacttattgTCTCTGTAGTTTTGTGATTTACCTGATGTGAATGGATTGAAGTCAATCAAATTTGGTATCACTAGACTCCTGTCAGTGTCTACTAGCCAATGGAACTAGTAAATAAGGACAGTATGAATCAGTCTTACTTCTTTCTTGCTGGCAAAATGTATTCATATCCCTAGCAAGGAGCTTTAGGTGGCACAGCCCTCTAACAATGACAGAAACAGGTAAATTTACTTTGGGAGAATTCATGTCCTCTTCGCTGTTGGTACCTAGCTGTAGCTAAAACCACTGTAAATGTGAAAAGTCTCCTtttgatatatcatatatcagtTGAGAAATAAGGATGTATATCCCTGTAACACATGTTctggtgatgttgatgttttcAGCATAAATGTTGAAATCACCATTATGTGTATACCTGCCAAGGGGACATactgaataaaataattattgaaGTAGAATTTTCAAGTTTCATGATCTTGGTAATTTTTCTTAATATGACCACAATTGTGCTATGGCCGAGACAACAATTCAcaacaatgcatatatatttagcaaGATCGTACTTGGCCAGGTTATTTGATGATAGGTTATCTTGGAGGTTTACAAACTTCTAAAGATAACCTCCTACCATACTATAGTTGACCCAGTCTCAGGAAAGAATTAGAATAAGGattagaataagaaagaaatttgGTGAATTGTAGTACTCCAGAGTATGATGTGAGTTGCCAATTTTTCCTCTTGAAATTGGATGCACTTTATATATGGTAAAGGTTTGTGTACCTTTGTGGAATTGCAAGCACAAGGATCACAGTAGCACTGGACCTAGCCTgtaaccatatattttttttttgaaattcataaaGGGATTGTGGGCTATTTTACTATGTGCAGAATATGTATATTGATCTTTATTTTATGCCTTTTGTTACCATATTCTGTTATGTGATTTGGGGGTTTGTTGTAATTGCATCATCTAAATTACTCTCTATTACTTTGATTTCAGCAGACCCAAGTTTTAGTTTCTGGTTAAGTAACATGTTTGTTATTATGGCTGTTTGTAATTTTTTCAGCCATTGTTTGAAATTGAATAGAACTTCATATTTCTGTCACTTTTAGTAAGTGGGTGTTAAAGGATCTGATAACCAATTTTTAGAACTGaatttcatttttgtgttttttcatttttgtagGTTTATGATTGCCTTCTATGATTAGTATGAGCAATGTaatgtgaccatatgtattttttctctttcagtttaaGGACTTCCTGTATCTCTACAACAGCATATCAGAGAAATGTTTTAATCTGTGTGTGACAGCTTTCAACAAGCGTGACCTTGAATATGAAGAGGTAAGATGATCTTTTTATTATAGTTTGGTTAGTTAAAGagattcataaaaaaatgaatataaaatgtgtgtcagagtgagtgtgtgcctgagtgagtgtgtgcctgagtgagagTGTGCTTGAGTGAGAGGGTGCCTGAGTGAGAGGgtgcctgagtgagtgtgtgcctgagtgAGCATGTACCTGAGTGAGAGGgtgcctgagtgagtgtgtgcctgagtgagagTGTTCCTGAGTGAGAGTGTTCCTGAGTGAGAGTGTTCCTGAGTGAGAGTGTTCCTGAGTGAGAGTgtgcctgagtgagtgtgtgcctgagtgattgtgtgcctgagtgagtgtgtgcctgagtgagagGGTGCCTGAGCGagtgtgtgcctgagtgagagtgtgcctgagtgagtatgtgcatgagagagagtgtgCCTGAGAGAGAGTGTGCCTGAGTGAGAGGGTGCCTGAGTGAGAGTgtgcctgagtgagtgtgtgcctgagtgagtgtgtgcctgagtgagagGGTGCCTGAGCGagtgtgtgcctgagtgagagtgtgcctgagtgagtatgtgcatgagagagagtgtgCCTGAGAGAGAGTGTGCCTGAGTGAATGTGTGCCTGAGTGAGAGTGTGCCTGAGTAAGAGTGTGCCTGAGTGAGAGTGTGCCTGAGTGAATGTGTGCCTGAGTGAATGTGTGCCTGAGTGAGAGTGTGCCTGAGTGAGAGTGTGCCTGAGTGAATGTGTGCCTGAGTGAATGTGTGCCTGAGTGAATGTgtgcctgagtgagtgtgtgcctgagtgaatgtgtgcctgagtgagtgtgtgcctgagtgaatgtgtgcctgagtgagagtgtgcctgagtgagtgtgtgcctgagtgaatgtgtgcctgagtgagagtgtgcctgagtgagtgtatgcatgagagagagtgtgcctgagtgagagggtgcctgagtgagagtgtgtctgagtgagtgcatgagagaGTGTGTGCTTGAGTGAGGGGGTGCCTGAGTGAGAGTGTGCATGAGTGAgcgtgtgcatgagagagagtgtgcctgagtgagagtgtgcctgagtgagagtgtgcctgagtgagagtgtgcctgagtgagagtgtgcctgagtgagtgcatgagagagagtgTTCCTGAGTGAAAGTGTGCCTGAGTAAGTGTGTCCCtgagtgtgtgcatgagagagagtgtgcctgagtgagagggtgcctgagtgagagtgtgcctgagtgaatgtgtgcctgagtgtgtgccTGAGAGAGAGGGTGCCTGAGTGAGTGTTTGCCAGAgtgagtgtgtgcctgagtgagtgtgtgcctgagtgagagtgtgcctgagtgagagtgtgcctgagtgagagtgtgcctgagtgagagtgtgcctgagtgagagtgtgcctgagtgagtgtgtacctgtgtgaatgagtgactgcctgagtgagtgtgtgcctgagtgagtgtgtgcctgaGTTAGTGTGTACCTTAGTGAGAGTGTGCccgagtgagtatgagtgagttcCTGAGTGAATGTGttcctgagtgagtgtgtgcccgattgagtgagagtgagttcctgagtgagtgtgtgcccgagtgagtgtgagtgagttccTGAGTGAGTATGTTCCTGAGAGAGAATATGTGCCAGAATGAGTGTGttcctgagtgagtgtgtgtgtgcctgagtgagagTATGCCTGAGTGACAATTATATGTTATACTTACCTTGCTATTTTTCATTTCCAGATCCATCttgtatacattttacatatttacttttatgtATAATGCTGTggtgttattaatttattcatgtaattatgtatgtgtaccaTTCTTATCACTTCTTATGACTTAGCAACCTTTCTTAAAAATAAATCTAGTAATTAACTTTCTTTGCTTTCAGGCTAGCTGTGTGGATCGATGTGTAGGCAAACAGGTCAATGTAAACCACAAAGTGATGTCAGTGTATGCAGAAATTCAACCTGTCTACCTCCAGAAACGTCTTGATGAGATGAACAAACAGGCTGAAGCGCAGATGCAGGCTCAGATTCAGCAGGAACAGCAGCAGCAAGTTCAGCAAGACTCTCAGCAGTAAGAAAGTAAATGAATGTTCATTATGGCATTTTTTTCTTGTGCGTTATCCCGAAGTGTGAGACTGGGTTTCTCTCGTGCCTTTTCTGTTGCGAGAATCCCGTCCCAAATACACAAACTAAGGAGAGTGTATGTCCTTGGTGCCACAAAGCATAGTTTTCACTGTAGTGCGCTGAACAGATTCTGTGCGAAAGACATTTCGGGACAGTTAGATAACAGTAACCAGCAGGCTGTAGGGAAGATTGACCCAAAGTTCCAGTTAGTGTACACTTGCAAGGTGTGTAATACAAGACAGTCTAAAATAATCTCTCAGCTTGCTTATAAAAAAGGTGTTGTAATTGTCACGTGTGAAGGCTGTGCCAAACACCATTTAGTGGCTGATAATCTTGGTTGGTTTTCTGATTTGGatggaaagaaaaacattgaAGATATATTGGCAGAAAAAGGGGAGGCAGTGCGCCGTGGCATGACTGGCCTGGTCCTGGAGCAAAATGAGCAAGCTAATCCCAGACAGAATaacattgaagaagaagaagaagctaggGCACAAGCTGCTTGGGGTTCTGTGCAGGAAACTCTGAAGATGATGGctcaagatgatgataaaatgtcTTCAACCAATTCTATTGAGAGTGATGAGAAAAAGTAGTAAATGTATGTGGTAGTAAAAAGTTAAAAGTattgagtaacaataataatggcaagaagGTTATCACTAGTGATCTTTTTAGGTCTTCCAGGTGCAGGGAAATCAACTCTGTGCAAGGAATTATTCCATAGTgtggagaataaagaaaattctAGTGCTATTTGCCTGATTCATGTCTGTTTTGATGAACTGATACCTCTATCTCTCCAAGAGAAATTTGTCTTAATGAAGCAAAGTAAGTTAGAGcatgatgatgagggggagagTTGGAAGTCAACACGTCGTGATGTTTACAATAAAGTAGACAGGCTTGTTGAATGCTTAAGAAATAACACCACTGATTTGGAAGTCTTCAAGCTTTTTGGTATTGTGGAAAAACGAGATGCTAATGTGGATTATGTAATTCTTTtagatgataatttttattatagaagTATGAGGTATGAATATTTCCAGCTTGCTAGAAAGCATAATATAGGGTTTTGCCAGTGTTACTTAGAATGTACAACTGAAATTGCCATGCAACAAAATCTAAGCAGAGATATTCAGGTGCCAACAGCTGCAATTGAAGCCATGGCAAAAAATCTCCAACCTCCCCAGCCACAAGAGTTAATGTGGGAGTTTAACACAGTTGTGATTTCATCGAAGAGCCCAGACAGAACAGATGCAGTATGGGATGTTATAGAGAAGTCTCTGGAGTCGCCTGTACCACCCCTTGAAAACCGAGACTTAGAGATAGCTGAAGCACGTCTCAGGTGCTCGCTCAGTGTAGCCCACCAAGCAGATTTAATTTTGCGCAGTCTGGTGGGAACACTAATCAGAGAAGCAAAGGCAAACAAGGACTTCCCTACCACCAAGTTGCCGGAGTTTTCACGCAAGGTAAATTCTGGACGTCAGAGCATTATTGTTGCAGTTAGAGAAGGGTCCCTCAGGTTCCCATCCCATTTAGCAGAAGAAGTGTGCGAAGAGAAAAAACAGGAATTTTGTGCATTTTTGAGAtcggaaatggagaagaaactgAGAGATCAGTCACCAAATTGTTGCGAGTGAGAACTAAAAAGTGTTGTTGTTTAATAGTGGAAATTTTGTTTTGAGTGAATTGTATTGAAATGTGCTCTTATAATCGTCCCGaaaagatgtatatttatgtctttcagaagatgaaaaatatgtaaataaagtatTACTAAGTATTCCAGATTAATTACCACCtattgcttctccctttctctgttcctgTCCTTTGTCTTCCcttgcccctttctccctctccctttctttattcctgtCCCTTGCCctattcacctttctctctctttctccccttctccattctgTATTCTAGTCCTTAGTTCTCACTTTTCtacttccactcccactcccactcccactcccactccctctccctctccctctccctctccctctccctctccctctccctctccctctccctctctctctctctctctccctctctctctctttatctctctctttctctctctctttctctctctctttctctctctctctcccccccccccctctctctctcctctcccctctctcctctcccctctctcctctcccctctccctctctcctctctcctctctcctctctcctctctcctctctcctctctcctctctcctctatgctctctcttctctcctctctcccgtctccctctcctctcctctttcatctctcctctcctctgctgttttcttttctcttcacttctcttctctcctctcctctcctctcctctcctctcctctcctctcctctcctctcctctcctctcctctcctctcctctcctctcctctcccactcccactcccactgccactgccactccctctctctctctccctctcctttcctctcctctcctttcctctctcctcttctctcctttcctctctcctctcctcacctctcctttcctctcgcctttcctcttctcttctcttctctcccactcccactgccactccctctctctcctctctccctctcctttcctctctcctctcctcttctcttctctcctctcctctcctctcctctcctctcctctactctcctctcctctcctttcctctctcctctcctctcctctcctctcctctcctctcccctcccctcccctcccctccctcctctcctctcctctcctctcctctcctctcctctcccctcctctctcctctcctctcctctcctctcctcttctctcctctcccctcccctcccctcccctccccatcccctcccctcccctcccctcccctcccctcccccccccctctccccccctccccttctaggAGCCTTTGCTATGCttggtcctttctctctctattctaggagtccctgctctctctctatctctgtcttgtcATTTTTCTCTATTCTAGCTATGATCAGGGCCCTCCCCCCAATgacgcccctcctctctctttcactctctctttctctttctctctctccccctcttcctttcccttctctttctctttcacacaacCACTCACCCCTCTCTGTCTGCCAGTGTCTCTCATTTGTGCTCCAAGAGAGTACCATATTAAATACCcctccaatcccttgcccgttgttgtcatgggggggggggggggggcttaggaggcggacactgagacccaatgatggggaactcctcaaccttgggactcagccatcgactcaactaattttttctcttccagcaatgtctccaaaaacaagtaggcaaagtctctttccgcagccgacccgaccattcccgtttcgtcacagtaacatctgaaaaccaagctatagcattagcaaatctaactgatctatatggtaatcacatccctacagaacctcatccaaccctcaatacttgcaccggaactgtttctatctccccagcaaattgcctaatctatgacaaagattggtcagattgtggagaagacttgctcgcctgtctcacggactatgatgcgacatcagtacaatgcaatttcattcctcccagaggtaatCGTATgaaacccactaacattgccaaaattactttccgtagacatgaccttcccttatatgtttacataggtggagaatccctccctgtccgaccataccaacctcctcctcgtcagtgccaaaattgttggcgtttaagactcccagccaaacactgccgttccacagccagatgcccgctatgtgcccaacctggccatactcgatcaaactgctctgcacaatcacgcacatgtgccaactgtggcggcccccatgatgtattttatagaggctgccccacctacaaatttgagtctgaggtagcaactctcagattcag
The Penaeus chinensis breed Huanghai No. 1 chromosome 15, ASM1920278v2, whole genome shotgun sequence DNA segment above includes these coding regions:
- the LOC125032731 gene encoding mitochondrial import inner membrane translocase subunit Tim10B-like, which produces MDVESNVRQFKDFLYLYNSISEKCFNLCVTAFNKRDLEYEEASCVDRCVGKQVNVNHKVMSVYAEIQPVYLQKRLDEMNKQAEAQMQAQIQQEQQQQVQQDSQQ
- the LOC125032730 gene encoding uncharacterized protein C24H6.02c-like, producing MFIMAFFSCALSRSVRLGFSRAFSVARIPSQIHKLRRVYVLGATKHSFHCSALNRFCAKDISGQLDNSNQQAVGKIDPKFQLVYTCKVCNTRQSKIISQLAYKKGVVIVTCEGCAKHHLVADNLGWFSDLDGKKNIEDILAEKGEAVRRGMTGLVLEQNEQANPRQNNIEEEEEARAQAAWGSVQETLKMMAQDDDKMSSTNSIESDEKK
- the LOC125032729 gene encoding L-seryl-tRNA(Sec) kinase-like, which produces MARRLSLVIFLGLPGAGKSTLCKELFHSVENKENSSAICLIHVCFDELIPLSLQEKFVLMKQSKLEHDDEGESWKSTRRDVYNKVDRLVECLRNNTTDLEVFKLFGIVEKRDANVDYVILLDDNFYYRSMRYEYFQLARKHNIGFCQCYLECTTEIAMQQNLSRDIQVPTAAIEAMAKNLQPPQPQELMWEFNTVVISSKSPDRTDAVWDVIEKSLESPVPPLENRDLEIAEARLRCSLSVAHQADLILRSLVGTLIREAKANKDFPTTKLPEFSRKVNSGRQSIIVAVREGSLRFPSHLAEEVCEEKKQEFCAFLRSEMEKKLRDQSPNCCE